The sequence cgtggatttgaaaataaaagagatagttatttcaataactcatctcaaaggcacgtcacgaaccacccacaaaagaggtagcatgataatacgggtgaaaatgaaaatcatccaaaaaaaactgagagtgtttgttatagatgtggcactccaggacattggtcaagaacttgtcgagcccctgagcatctgtgtaagctctataaagattcaataaagggaaaagaaaaagagaccaattttactgaaaacattgaccatgcaagtggttcaatgaatttagatgctgcctactttttgaatgatttcgaagatattGATTAAATGTACTGGTGGAAAAATGATgtaacaatgtaatttttatattgtaaaacatattatattttgcatgtattgTTTTATTCTGCAATTAAATTGTAACATATTATAATTTGCATGtatctttcttaattcattttattgcatattgtttttgaagatcattatggaaaatgctatgatcaaagatggaaataatgcactggaagtttgcataccagatagtggtacaacgcacactatcctcagaaatgaaaaatatttcttggaattaaaaccaacaaaaacaatggtgaatacaatatcaggtcctgtagacttgattgaaggatgtggcaaagcacaatttttgttacctaatggtacaaaatttttgataaatagtgctttatattcaccacgatcacaaagaaatttgttgagttttaatgatatatattctcatggttatgatacggaaacaataaccgaaggaaatgagaaatatatgtgtcttactacatataaatcaggaaagaaatatgtagttgagaaattatcaatgctccctactggattgcattatacacatataagtccaatcgaatcaaatatggttattggaaattcttcaatactaacaaattggcatgatcgattgggacatcctggttcaataatgatgcgaaggattatagaaaatacaagtggtcatccactaaaagaccagaagatctttcagaataataagtttcagtgtaaagcatgttctctggggaaacttattataagaccatcaccagctaaaatccaaaaggaatcacccatatttcttgaacgtattcaaggtgatatttgtgggccaattcatccaccatgtggaccatttcgatactttatggtattgatcgatgcctctagcagatggtcacatgtatgtttattgtccactcggaatgtggcatttgcaaaattgatggctcaaataataaaattgcggaatcaatttcccgaatatacgatcaagaaaataagacttgataatgctggagaatttacttcccagacttttaacgactattgtatgtcgatgggaattactgttgaacatcctgtagctcatgttcatacacaaaatggattagctgaatcattgattaaacgtctgcaattgattgctagaccaatgattatgagaacgaaactccctatttctatatggggacatgcaattttacatgctgccgcattgattcgcatcagaccaagtgcatatcataaacactccccattgcagcttgtatttggcaaagaaccagatatttctcatttgagaatttttggatgtatggtgtatgtgcctattgcaccacctcaaagaacaaaaatgggacctcaaagaaagaatggtatttatatcggctatgatagtccatcaatcattagatatcttgaggctcagacaggcgatgtgtttacagcacggtttgctgattgtcattttgatgaaaataacttcccaatgttagggggagaaaagaaacacagaaaaagaaatcacatggtatgtaccatcattattacatttggatcctagaactaaacaatgtgataaagatgtacagcaaattgtgcatttgcaaagaatagcaaatcaaatgccagatgcttttgcagacacaaaaggggtaacaaaatcatatatacctgctgtaaatgcccctgctcgagttgaaattccaaagaaacaaaatgaagacattcatgatgtcataaaacgcttgaagcgtggaaggccagtcggttccaaggataaaaatcctcggaaaaaaaaatacatagagaaaaatgatgatcagaaaatagaaaatggtgttccagaagaaacacacgatgatgaaaatattctgtcagaaccacaaactgacaagaatcatgaaatctctatcaattatattaatactggaaaaatatggaaccgaaagaatgtacaagatattgatgagatattttcgtacaatgtggcatgtgacatcgtaaatgaagataatgaaccaaaatcttttgatgaatgcaaaactcgaaaggattggtcaaaatggaaagatgccatccaggttgaattatattcactaaataaacgtaatgtttttggacctatagtccttacacctaaaggtgttaaacctgttgggtacaaatgggtttttattcgaaagcgaaatgagaaaaatgaaatagtgagatataaagctcgacttgttgcacaaggtttttctcaaagacctggaattgattatgaagaaacatattctcccgttatggatgcaattacgtttcggtatttgatcagtttagcagtgtctgaaaacttggacatgcgtctaatgaatgttgttacagcttacttatacggatcacttgatagtgatatatacatgaaaatccctgaaggatttaagatgcctgaagcacaaagttcaaaacccagagaattttattctgtaaaattgcaaagatcattatatgggttgaagcaatcaggccaaatgtggtataatcggctaagtgaacacttgatgaaaaagggatatgtaaatgatccaatatgcccttgtgttttcatcaagaaaacaacatcgggatgcgtgattattgctgtatatgttgatgatttaaacatcattggaacgaataaagaaattcaagaagtgatgttatacttgaaggaagaatttgaaatgaaagaccttgaaaaaaccaagtattgtcttggttcacaaattgaacaaaaagaatgtggaatttttgttcaccagtctaattatacagagaaggtccttaaacgtttcaatatggatcaatcaaatcctttaatactccaatggttgtcagatcattgaatatagaaaaggatccatttcgtccatgtgaagatgatgaagttgttcttggtcctgaagtaccatatctaagtgtcattggtgcccttatgtatcttgcaaattgcactagaccagacatatcttttgcagtaaatttattggcaagattcagttcatgtccaacgaagaggcactggaacggaattaaacatatattccgttatttacgaggaacgacggatttgggacttttgtatccaaaagatacaaatcaaagaataattggttatgctgatgctggatacttatctgatccacataaggcacgttcccaaaccggatatgtatttattcgtggaggcactgcaatctcttggcgatcacagaaacaaacacttgttacaacttcatcaaatcatgccgagattattgcattacatgaagcaagtcgtgaatgtgtctGGCTTAAATCAATGACCCGACATATCCAAATTTCGTGCGGATTATCAGTTGACAAGAATCCGGTCACACTATACGAAGATAATGCCGCATGTGTtgcccaaatgaaagaaggatacatcaaaagtgacagaactaaacatattcctcctaagttctttgcatacactcaagagctagagaagaataaagatattgatatctgttacattcaatcaagtgagaactcatccgatctcttcacaaaggcacttcccacggcgatattcagaaaacacatttataatattgggatgcgcaatctacgaaatatgtgaagaatcattcatgttgacatcagggggagtttacgtggctgcactcttttttccttactatggtttttatcccaatgggtttttcctagtaaggtttttaacgaggcagtatacaacacgtaatgaagatagtcattctatcatgatcatcatcacaagggggagtgttgaaaatatatataaatatatattattatttattgttgaatgttgaaggttgaaagttgaaaattgagttgtaaaatattgaaaattagtgtgtgatgatgtaattaatgatgtattaatttttgactaatctccaattgagatctataaataggtctctccatttgtgtagaaaaacacaattgtgaagagagaaaaattttataaagtgtaaaatttgataaattttgagtttttgagtttttactttttaccgtaaatttttactttttcacaacagtaTGTAGCTATAGCATTATTctaataacaataacaataacaaaacgaaacaaaaacaaaaacaaaaacaaaaacaaaaacaaaagcgTCAATTAACTTTAAAACGCCAtcacaaaaattaataataataataataataacaaggtTAACTTCAAAAGACCCTCCAAAGCCCTAATTTACGTTATTATTCGCGGCCCGGGAAATGTTGCTTCCGTTTTCTTCGCAGCTAGTCTTCCACAATTATCTTTCGTTTACGGTAATTCGCGGTTTCTCGTTTTCATCTTCGATTCAGTTAGGTTTACGAAGTTTTTTGCTTTGTTGATTTTGGCTTTTCCTTTTGTTTAGGGAATCGAtggaaaatcaaattcttgctgGCTGTGGAGCAGGCACAATGTGAAGCAGAAGTCTTTGGTGGTGAAGGCAGGTCCAAAGAGAGTAGCTTTCGACAGAAAGTGTAGAGAAGCGTTGCTTTCGGGAATCAATAAACTTGCTGATGCTGTATCGGTGACCCTGGGACCTAAAGGTTTTTACCATCATGTTACTTCTCTTATTTTTCTtcgttttttttctttgttagCTTGGATTTTTGTCTGTTACTTTTGTTGCTTGAgtattgaaaatttgaaataattgTCTCTTAGTACCCCGTGGTGCTGGGAATTAGAGTCACGGTGTCTTGCAAGTGCAGCTCGTTGAGATGTTCAACTTATAATTTAGTAGGCTCCAGTAAATGAGTTACTCGTTGAGGCGTTCAATTATTCTGCACCGAGTTACTGCTAAGAGATACTGGCTTTGTATTGATTTCGCAGGGCGAAATGTGGTTCTTTCGGAATCTGAGTCACTTAAAGTGGTTAATGACGGTGTTACTATTGCCAAAGCCATAGAGCTCCCTGACCCAATTGAAAATATAGGAGCATTGCTAATCCGAGAGGTTGAATACCCTATGTGTTTCTATTTAATTTTCTCTTGAGTCCGCAGCATTTGATCTCTGTTAAAACTGTGTTGATCAAGGTCGCTCTTTCAGGTTGCTATCAAAACAAACGGGTCTTCTGGGGACGGTACAACAACTTCAATTATACTGGCTCGAGAAATGATTCAATCTGGGCTTCTGGCTATCACTTCTGGTGCCAACCCTGTAGCTTTGAGAAAAGGAATGGAGAAAACAGTGAAAGAATTGGTCAAAAGTTTGAAGGAAAATAGTTATGCTGTAAGACGAAGCGAAGACATTGAAGGCATGATTTCTTCCGAGTCTTTCCATCCGGTTTGATgaaatatgtttggatttgaGCTATGCAACAATTTTGTTTCTCTATATGCAGCTGTAGCTTCAATATCTGCGGGAAATGATGAGGTTATTGGGAAGTTAATTGCTGAAGCGATGGATAAAATTGGTCCCGATGGATTGATATCTGTTGAATCTTCTTCATCATCCGACACATCAGTGATAGTTGAAGAAGGAATGAAGGTAATGGTACAAATAATGTAGCCCATAAGCTAGTCCCCTGCAACCATTTTCCTGCAGCATTTCATAGGCTTCTGCATGTTACAAAATATGGCCTCCTTTATCCTAGAgattctgtttttttttattatagtgGCTGAACAAAAGGTGATCTTGGCTGATCATTACCAGCATGATATCAAAAGATTCAACATTATCTTCTAAATTCATGGACAAACATGGAACTTTGATTGACAAAGTATCAATCTAATGGTTGTTATCATTGTTTCCTTTAAACAAATGTgtaccaaaatttaaatttgagcTCTTCTAGGGTTCACGTTCTTGGTTTAAGGCTGTTCCTTTTCAACCCTATTTGGCTTTCTGTAATTTTTTGCTCTTATTTACTAATTTTCTTCTCCTTCGAGTTTTCATTGTTTTCTTGATTTCTCCAGGCATTATTTTCTTACAGATAGACAAAGGGTACATGTCTCCTCATTTCATCACCAACAAGGACAAATCTATAGTTGAGTTTGAAAATGCCAAAATTCTTGTGACTGATCTGAAGATATCCGAAGTGAGAGAGATTGTTCCTTTGCTGGAAAAGGCCATACAGTTGAGTATCCCTTTGCTGATAATTGCTGAAGACATTTCTCGACAAGTGCTGGAAATTCTAGTTGTCAATAAAATGCAAGGCGTGCTTAATGCTGCTGCGGTAAAATGTCCTGGTTTTGGAGAAGCTAAAAAAGC comes from Henckelia pumila isolate YLH828 chromosome 4, ASM3356847v2, whole genome shotgun sequence and encodes:
- the LOC140863160 gene encoding chaperonin 60 subunit alpha 2, chloroplastic-like, whose translation is MLLPFSSQLVFHNYLSFTGIDGKSNSCWLWSRHNVKQKSLVVKAGPKRVAFDRKCREALLSGINKLADAVSVTLGPKGRNVVLSESESLKVVNDGVTIAKAIELPDPIENIGALLIREVAIKTNGSSGDGTTTSIILAREMIQSGLLAITSGANPVALRKGMEKTVKELVKSLKENSYAVRRSEDIEAVASISAGNDEVIGKLIAEAMDKIGPDGLISVESSSSSDTSVIVEEGMKIDKGYMSPHFITNKDKSIVEFENAKILVTDLKISEVREIVPLLEKAIQLSIPLLIIAEDISRQVLEILVVNKMQGVLNAAAVKCPGFGEAKKAILQDIALMTGADFISGDLGLTLEGATSDQLGIAQKVTITSNSTTIIADPSTKAEIQARILQIKKDLAETDSKYLAEKLSARIAKLCGGVAIIKVGAHTEMELEDRKLRIEDARSATFAAMAEGVVPGGGATYVHLSRKIPLLKKVFQDPDEKIGADIVGMALLAPAKFIAANAGVDGDVVVEKILSSDSGVGYNAMNGRYEDLIAAGVIDPCRVSRCALQNAVSIAGMILTTQAILVEKTRKTKPVLPHVPGISP